A single Thermoanaerobacterium sp. RBIITD DNA region contains:
- the trpB gene encoding tryptophan synthase subunit beta gives MNGRFGKFGGQYVPETIMNALIELEEEFYKAKEDENFINEYKYYLKEYSGRPTPLYFAENLTKRMNGAKIYLKREDLNHTGAHKINNVLGQILLAKRMGKKKVIAETGAGQHGVATATGAAMFDMECEIFMGEEDIRRQSLNVFRMKLLGAKVTPVKSGTGTLKDAVNEAIRDWVTNIEDTFYVMGSVVGPHPYPTMVRDFQRVIGDETREQIIKKEGRLPDYIIACVGGGSNSMGIFYPFVNDTSVKLIGVEAAGLGIDTDKHAATMAKGSIGVLHGMMTYLLQDDEGQIMPVYSISAGLDYPGVGPEHSYLKDSGRAQYVSATDEEALSAFMDLSHIEGIIPALESAHAVAYAMKLASKLSKDNIIIVNLSGRGDKDVNTVANVLGVKI, from the coding sequence TTGAATGGCAGATTTGGTAAATTTGGAGGACAGTACGTACCAGAGACAATAATGAATGCTTTAATTGAATTAGAAGAGGAGTTTTATAAAGCTAAAGAAGACGAAAATTTTATAAATGAATACAAATATTATTTAAAAGAGTATTCCGGGAGACCTACACCTCTATACTTTGCTGAGAATCTTACTAAAAGGATGAATGGGGCAAAGATATATTTAAAAAGGGAAGATTTAAACCATACAGGTGCACATAAGATAAACAATGTATTGGGGCAAATCTTATTAGCCAAAAGAATGGGGAAAAAGAAGGTTATAGCGGAAACTGGCGCAGGCCAGCATGGTGTTGCAACAGCAACTGGTGCTGCTATGTTTGATATGGAATGTGAGATTTTTATGGGGGAAGAAGATATAAGAAGGCAATCATTGAATGTGTTTAGAATGAAGTTACTTGGAGCAAAAGTAACGCCAGTAAAATCAGGTACCGGAACATTAAAGGATGCAGTAAATGAAGCGATTCGCGACTGGGTTACAAATATCGAGGACACTTTTTATGTAATGGGATCTGTTGTTGGCCCGCATCCATATCCGACAATGGTCAGAGATTTTCAGAGAGTTATAGGTGATGAAACTAGAGAACAAATAATTAAAAAAGAAGGCAGACTACCAGATTATATAATTGCATGTGTAGGTGGTGGTAGCAATTCAATGGGGATATTTTATCCATTTGTTAATGATACTTCTGTTAAACTAATAGGTGTCGAGGCAGCTGGGCTTGGTATTGATACCGATAAGCACGCTGCAACAATGGCAAAAGGATCCATTGGCGTACTTCATGGAATGATGACATATTTATTACAGGATGATGAAGGTCAGATAATGCCCGTGTATTCAATATCAGCTGGGCTGGACTATCCAGGCGTAGGGCCGGAACATTCCTATTTAAAAGACAGTGGTAGAGCGCAGTATGTTTCAGCTACAGATGAAGAAGCACTATCTGCTTTTATGGATTTATCACATATAGAAGGAATAATACCAGCACTTGAAAGTGCACATGCGGTGGCATACGCAATGAAATTGGCATCTAAACTAAGTAAAGATAATATTATTATCGTCAACTTATCAGGCAGAGGAGATAAAGATGTGAATACAGTCGCAAATGTTTTGGGGGTGAAAATATGA
- a CDS encoding aminodeoxychorismate/anthranilate synthase component II produces the protein MLLLIDNYDSFTYNLYQYIGEIYSDIKVRRNDQIDISDINMLKPDGIILSPGPGRPEDAGICIDVIKNFGRDIPILGICLGHQAIGYAYGAKIIRANVIKHGKTSMVMHDGKGLFEGIKNPIRAMRYHSLIIDRNTLTKELEITAQTADGTIMGIKHKEFPVYGLQFHPESILTEKGKSILKNYVEGICNVKGCD, from the coding sequence ATGCTACTATTAATTGATAACTATGATTCATTTACCTATAATCTTTATCAATATATTGGAGAGATTTATTCTGATATTAAAGTGCGGAGAAATGATCAAATTGATATATCTGATATAAATATGCTAAAGCCAGACGGTATAATTCTATCACCTGGACCAGGTAGGCCTGAAGATGCAGGAATTTGTATAGATGTTATAAAAAATTTTGGGAGAGATATACCAATATTGGGTATTTGCCTTGGGCATCAAGCGATAGGTTATGCATATGGTGCAAAAATAATAAGAGCAAATGTTATAAAACATGGCAAGACATCGATGGTAATGCATGATGGTAAGGGATTATTTGAAGGAATAAAAAATCCAATTAGAGCTATGAGATATCATTCACTTATCATTGATAGAAATACATTGACGAAAGAGCTTGAAATAACTGCGCAGACTGCAGATGGAACAATAATGGGCATCAAACATAAAGAATTTCCAGTTTATGGCCTACAATTTCACCCTGAATCAATTCTAACAGAAAAGGGTAAATCAATATTAAAAAATTATGTGGAGGGGATATGCAATGTTAAAGGATGCGATTGA
- the trpC gene encoding indole-3-glycerol phosphate synthase TrpC — protein MILDDIVSKKKEQLKIQKMKKPLKEILNEIINEDVRDFKAALDKDHISIIGEIKKASPSKGIIRENFNHFEIAKLYNDVNVDAISVLTEKNYFKGDDRYIKDVKKVTSKPILRKDFIFDEYQLYETKAIGADAVLLIVAILGKDLNRFYKKAKELNLYSIVEVHDEHELNIALDSNPEIIGINNRDLKDFHVDLNTTERLKKYIPSDVLVVSESGIKSPKDINYLHSIGVSAVLIGETFMRKIDKKEEIKEFIMLSKGV, from the coding sequence ATGATTCTCGATGATATTGTTTCAAAGAAAAAAGAACAATTGAAAATACAAAAGATGAAAAAACCTTTAAAAGAAATTTTAAATGAAATCATAAATGAAGACGTAAGAGACTTCAAAGCTGCATTAGATAAAGACCATATATCTATAATAGGTGAAATTAAAAAGGCATCGCCCTCAAAGGGTATAATCAGAGAAAACTTTAATCATTTTGAAATAGCTAAATTGTATAATGATGTTAATGTCGACGCTATTTCAGTTCTTACAGAAAAAAACTATTTTAAAGGGGATGATAGATATATAAAGGATGTTAAAAAAGTCACATCAAAGCCTATACTGAGAAAAGATTTTATATTTGATGAATATCAACTATATGAAACGAAAGCAATTGGTGCCGATGCCGTTTTGCTGATAGTAGCTATTCTTGGTAAAGATCTAAATAGATTCTACAAAAAAGCAAAAGAACTTAATCTATATTCTATTGTTGAAGTGCATGATGAACATGAGCTTAATATAGCATTAGATTCTAACCCTGAAATTATAGGAATTAATAATAGGGATTTGAAAGATTTCCATGTCGATTTAAACACGACTGAAAGGCTAAAAAAATATATACCTAGTGATGTTTTAGTAGTATCTGAAAGTGGTATTAAATCACCCAAGGATATAAATTATCTACATTCCATCGGTGTAAGTGCTGTTCTAATTGGTGAAACATTTATGAGAAAAATTGATAAAAAAGAAGAAATTAAAGAATTTATTATGTTGTCGAAAGGTGTTTGA
- a CDS encoding thiamine-binding protein has product MPVVNVSLQILPTVEEEKIYPVVDKVIEYIKSTGVKYIVGPMETTMEGELDKLLDIVKVAQNICINEGAKRVVSIVKIDYKPNGVTIDEKIHKYIPQ; this is encoded by the coding sequence ATGCCAGTAGTAAATGTAAGCTTACAAATCTTACCTACTGTTGAAGAAGAAAAGATATATCCTGTTGTTGATAAAGTTATTGAATATATTAAATCAACGGGTGTTAAATATATTGTAGGTCCAATGGAAACAACTATGGAAGGAGAACTCGATAAGCTTCTTGATATTGTCAAGGTAGCACAGAATATATGTATAAATGAAGGTGCAAAAAGAGTAGTATCCATAGTAAAAATAGACTATAAGCCAAATGGAGTAACAATAGATGAAAAAATACATAAGTATATACCGCAATAA
- a CDS encoding 5'-methylthioadenosine/adenosylhomocysteine nucleosidase yields the protein MKNIGLIGAMDEEVDILKHDIELKEILNRAEMDFYKGSLKGINSVIVRSGIGKVNAAIAAQILISEFDVDCIINTGVAGGLKNGIEVGDIVISSDAIEHDFDTTAFGDELGVIPRMKTSIFKADKDLIDIAFKATKDNVEGKAFVGRIISGDKFISSKDEVKRLGEIFNAYAVEMEGAAIAHTAYLNNVPFVIIRSISDNADGNAAYDFKTFVKKASVISCNIVKEMIDMLKEM from the coding sequence ATGAAAAATATAGGATTAATTGGTGCGATGGACGAAGAAGTAGATATATTAAAACATGATATAGAATTAAAGGAAATTTTAAACCGCGCCGAAATGGATTTTTATAAAGGTAGTCTAAAAGGAATAAATTCTGTTATAGTGCGTTCTGGAATAGGAAAGGTAAATGCGGCTATAGCAGCCCAGATACTTATATCCGAATTTGATGTTGATTGCATTATAAATACAGGAGTTGCCGGTGGATTAAAAAATGGAATAGAAGTTGGTGATATAGTAATATCATCTGATGCAATAGAACATGATTTTGATACAACCGCTTTTGGTGATGAGCTTGGTGTAATACCAAGAATGAAAACAAGCATTTTTAAAGCTGACAAAGATTTGATAGATATTGCATTTAAGGCAACAAAGGATAATGTAGAGGGAAAAGCCTTTGTTGGAAGGATAATATCAGGCGATAAATTTATATCTTCAAAAGATGAAGTAAAGAGGTTAGGAGAAATATTTAATGCGTATGCAGTAGAAATGGAAGGTGCAGCAATCGCCCATACGGCATATCTAAATAATGTTCCATTTGTAATAATTAGAAGTATTTCAGATAATGCTGATGGCAACGCTGCTTACGATTTTAAAACATTTGTTAAGAAAGCCTCTGTAATTTCCTGCAATATAGTAAAAGAAATGATAGATATGTTGAAGGAGATGTAA
- the ileS gene encoding isoleucine--tRNA ligase, whose amino-acid sequence MDYNKTLNLPKTNFPMKANLPIREPEILKRWIDMDIYKKSLEKNKGKEKFILHDGPPYANGNIHLGTAMNKVLKDIIVKYKTMRGYETPYIPGWDTHGLPIEQQAIKTLGIKRHEVVPVEFRKVCRDFAFSQIEKQKAQFVRLGVRGDWSNPYLTLKHEYEAKQIEVFGIMAKKGYIYKGLKPVYWCTDCETALAEAEIEYADEKSDSIYVKFKVIDDLGKFKGFVDDLNNVYFVIWTTTTWTLPANLAICLNPDFDYALAKYGNEIYIIAKDMLDSVEKEAGLSKPDIIATFKGRDLEGMKAKHPLFDRSSLIILGDHVTLEAGTGCVHTAPGHGEEDFVVGQQYGLDVLNPVDDKGYFTEKAGKYKGLFYADSNKVIKEDLEKANALLASKTFTHSYPHCWRCKHPVIFRATEQWFASVEGFRKEALEAIKNVNWIPEWGEDRIANMVRDRHDWCISRQRIWGVPIPIFYCQKCGKELINDETINAVKELFKEKGSDAWFELSAEEILPKGIKCECGSDKFRKETDIMDVWFDSGSSHVAVLETTEGLRWPADLYLEGSDQHRGWFQSSLLTSVATRGTAPYRNVLTHGFVVDGEGRKMSKSLGNGIDPADVVKEYGADILRLWTVSADFTSDMRISKDILKQMTESYRKIRNTAKFLISNLYDFDADNDMVPYGELLDIDKWALYKFNSLVKEMTNSFDKYRYFDFLHMVHTFCIVDMSNLYLDILKDRLYTFPATSKERRAAQTTLYTILNGLVRLIAPVLTFTADEIWSYMKHDSDNNFESVQLADWPKPVDMYDNKEIIDKWNKLFDIRKDVSKALELSRANKEIGHSLEAQVDIYASNDLYDFLKQFENDFETVFIVSKTVLHNENDNVPDDAYKSEDYKLAVKVSHAPGDKCERCWMYSETVGTNEEHPTICARCASHI is encoded by the coding sequence ATGGATTATAACAAAACGCTAAATCTTCCAAAGACAAATTTTCCGATGAAGGCAAATTTGCCAATAAGGGAGCCTGAGATATTAAAAAGATGGATTGATATGGATATTTATAAAAAGTCATTAGAAAAAAATAAAGGGAAAGAAAAATTTATTTTGCATGATGGGCCGCCATATGCAAATGGAAATATACATCTTGGAACAGCTATGAATAAGGTTTTAAAAGATATTATTGTAAAATATAAAACTATGAGGGGATATGAAACACCATATATTCCTGGATGGGATACACACGGTTTACCAATTGAACAACAAGCGATAAAAACTCTTGGAATAAAAAGACACGAAGTAGTCCCTGTAGAATTCAGAAAGGTTTGCCGTGATTTTGCATTTTCACAAATAGAAAAACAAAAGGCACAGTTTGTAAGACTTGGCGTTAGAGGCGATTGGAGTAACCCATATCTAACATTAAAGCATGAATATGAAGCTAAACAAATAGAAGTATTTGGCATAATGGCAAAAAAAGGTTATATTTATAAAGGGTTAAAACCTGTTTATTGGTGTACCGATTGCGAAACAGCACTTGCTGAAGCAGAAATAGAGTATGCAGATGAAAAATCTGATTCTATATATGTAAAATTTAAAGTTATCGATGACCTTGGAAAATTTAAAGGCTTTGTCGATGATTTAAATAACGTGTATTTTGTAATTTGGACTACGACAACATGGACACTTCCGGCAAACCTTGCTATATGTTTAAATCCTGATTTTGATTATGCGCTTGCAAAGTATGGAAATGAAATTTATATAATAGCAAAGGATATGCTTGATAGTGTTGAAAAAGAAGCGGGGCTTAGCAAGCCTGATATAATTGCTACATTTAAGGGTAGAGATCTTGAAGGAATGAAAGCAAAACATCCTTTGTTTGATAGAAGTTCATTGATAATACTAGGCGATCATGTAACATTAGAAGCTGGTACTGGTTGCGTTCATACGGCTCCTGGGCATGGTGAAGAAGACTTTGTTGTCGGACAACAGTATGGACTTGATGTTTTAAACCCTGTAGATGACAAAGGATATTTTACAGAAAAAGCTGGAAAATATAAAGGTTTATTTTATGCCGATTCAAATAAAGTTATTAAAGAAGATTTAGAAAAGGCCAATGCATTACTTGCATCAAAGACATTTACACACTCATATCCCCATTGCTGGAGGTGTAAGCATCCGGTTATATTCCGCGCAACTGAACAGTGGTTTGCATCTGTAGAAGGTTTTAGGAAAGAAGCATTAGAAGCAATTAAAAATGTAAACTGGATTCCTGAGTGGGGCGAAGATAGAATAGCAAACATGGTAAGAGATAGGCATGACTGGTGTATATCAAGGCAAAGGATATGGGGTGTGCCTATACCAATTTTCTACTGCCAGAAATGCGGTAAAGAATTAATAAATGATGAAACAATAAATGCGGTTAAAGAGTTATTTAAGGAAAAAGGTTCTGATGCATGGTTTGAGCTCAGTGCGGAAGAAATATTACCAAAGGGTATTAAATGTGAATGCGGTTCAGATAAATTCCGCAAAGAAACCGATATAATGGATGTATGGTTTGATTCTGGGTCAAGTCACGTGGCTGTTTTGGAGACTACCGAAGGATTAAGGTGGCCGGCAGATTTGTATCTTGAAGGTTCTGACCAACATAGAGGATGGTTTCAGTCATCACTTTTGACATCTGTTGCTACAAGAGGTACGGCACCTTATAGAAATGTTTTAACACATGGATTTGTCGTTGATGGTGAAGGTCGCAAAATGTCAAAGTCGCTAGGGAATGGAATTGATCCGGCTGATGTTGTAAAAGAATATGGTGCAGATATATTGAGATTATGGACCGTATCAGCTGATTTTACATCAGATATGAGAATATCTAAGGATATTCTAAAGCAGATGACAGAATCATACAGAAAAATAAGGAACACCGCTAAGTTTCTCATAAGCAATCTATATGATTTTGATGCAGATAATGATATGGTTCCATATGGGGAGTTACTTGATATAGATAAATGGGCACTTTATAAATTTAACAGCCTTGTTAAAGAAATGACAAATTCATTCGACAAATATAGATATTTTGACTTTCTCCATATGGTTCATACATTCTGTATAGTTGATATGAGCAACTTATATCTCGATATATTAAAAGATAGATTGTATACATTCCCGGCTACATCAAAGGAAAGGCGAGCAGCACAGACTACACTTTATACAATACTAAATGGTCTTGTAAGGCTTATAGCACCCGTTCTTACATTTACGGCTGATGAGATATGGAGCTATATGAAACATGATTCAGATAATAATTTTGAAAGTGTACAGCTTGCTGATTGGCCAAAACCTGTTGATATGTATGACAATAAGGAGATAATTGATAAATGGAATAAACTTTTCGATATAAGAAAAGATGTTTCAAAAGCTCTCGAGTTATCACGCGCAAATAAGGAAATAGGACATTCCTTAGAAGCACAAGTTGATATATATGCTTCAAATGATTTATATGACTTTTTGAAGCAATTTGAGAATGATTTTGAGACAGTATTTATCGTATCTAAGACAGTATTACACAATGAAAATGATAATGTACCTGATGATGCTTATAAAAGTGAAGATTATAAATTAGCTGTTAAAGTAAGCCATGCACCAGGTGATAAATGTGAAAGGTGCTGGATGTACAGTGAGACAGTTGGTACAAACGAAGAACATCCTACAATTTGTGCAAGATGTGCTTCACATATATAA
- the trpA gene encoding tryptophan synthase subunit alpha: MSRLNCATKTNNFNRIDKKFEDLKQNGLKAMIPFITAGDPDLDTTVNLVLSMEEGGADIIEIGIPYSDPLADGPIIQASSSRALKNGTKIPGIMDAVKRIRLKSEIPLIYLVYYNSVFKYGMEKFMNEAKESGIDGLIIPDLPLEERKDIKDMAEEYGIYLIPLVAPTSKERIKKICENGRGFVYCVSTTGVTGIRNNIETNIKDYMNTVAEYTNMPKAIGFGISGPNMAKKFKPYCDGIIIGSAIVKMIHDSRNRDEIYEYVKNFVSSIKEVL, encoded by the coding sequence ATGAGCAGATTAAATTGTGCTACAAAGACAAATAATTTTAATAGGATTGATAAAAAATTCGAGGATTTAAAACAAAATGGCTTAAAAGCGATGATACCATTTATAACAGCAGGTGATCCTGATTTGGATACAACTGTCAATTTGGTCTTGTCTATGGAAGAAGGGGGAGCGGACATAATCGAGATCGGGATTCCATACTCCGATCCATTAGCAGATGGACCAATAATCCAGGCATCATCATCAAGAGCTCTTAAAAATGGTACGAAAATTCCCGGGATAATGGATGCTGTTAAAAGAATCAGATTAAAAAGTGAAATACCACTAATTTATCTCGTATATTATAATTCCGTTTTTAAATACGGAATGGAGAAATTTATGAATGAAGCTAAGGAATCGGGAATAGATGGACTTATAATACCTGATCTACCTTTAGAAGAAAGAAAAGATATTAAGGACATGGCAGAGGAATATGGTATTTATCTTATACCACTTGTTGCACCAACGTCGAAGGAAAGGATTAAAAAAATTTGTGAAAATGGGAGAGGCTTTGTCTATTGTGTTTCTACGACAGGTGTAACAGGGATAAGGAATAATATAGAAACAAATATAAAAGATTATATGAATACTGTAGCGGAATACACTAATATGCCAAAAGCAATAGGTTTTGGTATATCTGGACCAAATATGGCGAAGAAATTTAAACCTTATTGTGATGGAATAATAATTGGAAGTGCAATTGTTAAAATGATTCACGACTCGAGAAATAGAGATGAAATATACGAATATGTGAAAAATTTTGTATCATCAATTAAAGAAGTTTTATAA
- a CDS encoding DUF5665 domain-containing protein, producing the protein MLNEIKKQLDKMSEMMEKMKIADYVELMQSPFRLLWLNFVGGLARGFGMAIGFTLLGAIVIYILQRAVLLNLPIIGNIIAHIIKIVQQNL; encoded by the coding sequence ATGTTAAATGAAATTAAAAAACAACTTGATAAAATGTCAGAAATGATGGAAAAAATGAAAATTGCTGATTATGTAGAACTCATGCAAAGCCCTTTTAGACTCCTTTGGCTTAATTTTGTGGGTGGACTTGCACGCGGATTTGGCATGGCTATAGGTTTTACACTCCTTGGAGCCATTGTAATATATATATTGCAAAGAGCCGTATTATTAAATTTACCGATAATAGGAAATATTATTGCACATATAATAAAAATTGTTCAGCAGAATTTATAA
- the trpE gene encoding anthranilate synthase component I: MLNISKEEFDKLKSKNVVFPIYIEINGDELTPVSIFYNLKGKNKFLLESAESGKEWGRYSFIGSNPYLKVKSYGNKVEIENKQRTIKYGKVLDYIKENIQQNYDKNGLKLPFTGGAIGYAGYDIIRQYEKLPDKNIDEIGVPESYFMFYKEFVCYDHFKHTVSVIYNVFPNDFESYDAIKERLSSLLNEIKNNIENHELPVKSNATNFKSNFTMEEFCKTVEKAKEYIKNGDIFQVVPSQRLIAKTDSQPFDIYRRLRSINPSPYLFYIDFGDYQLMGSSPESLVAVFGNKVITNPIAGTRPRGKSEEEDLKLKEELINDEKERAEHVMLVDLGRNDIGKVSEFGSVKLDRFMEVDFYSHVMHIVSKVSGKLKKDMTAFDALAACLPAGTVTGAPKVRAMEIIDELENIRRSFYAGAVGYFSYNGNMDMCIAIRTLLLKDNIAYLQAGCGIVYDSNPESEYYETLNKAMALKEVL; this comes from the coding sequence ATGTTAAATATTAGTAAAGAGGAATTCGATAAACTCAAAAGTAAAAATGTTGTTTTTCCAATCTATATTGAAATAAACGGTGATGAACTGACACCTGTTAGTATATTTTACAATTTGAAAGGAAAGAACAAATTTTTACTTGAAAGTGCAGAAAGCGGAAAAGAGTGGGGAAGATATTCCTTTATTGGTTCAAATCCATATCTTAAGGTAAAAAGTTATGGTAATAAGGTTGAAATTGAAAATAAGCAACGAACAATTAAATACGGAAAGGTACTTGATTATATCAAAGAAAATATTCAACAAAATTATGATAAAAATGGACTCAAGTTGCCTTTCACAGGCGGTGCCATTGGATATGCGGGATACGATATTATTAGGCAATATGAAAAACTACCAGATAAAAACATCGATGAAATAGGTGTCCCAGAATCGTATTTCATGTTTTATAAAGAATTTGTATGCTACGATCACTTCAAGCATACAGTATCTGTTATATATAATGTATTTCCTAATGATTTTGAAAGCTATGATGCTATAAAAGAAAGGCTGAGTTCACTATTAAACGAAATTAAAAATAACATCGAAAACCATGAGTTACCTGTAAAATCTAATGCAACCAATTTTAAGTCGAATTTTACTATGGAGGAATTTTGCAAAACGGTAGAAAAGGCAAAAGAATATATAAAAAACGGCGATATATTTCAAGTCGTACCATCACAAAGATTAATAGCTAAAACTGATTCACAGCCATTTGATATATATAGACGGTTAAGGTCAATAAATCCATCGCCATATTTGTTTTATATAGATTTTGGTGATTATCAATTAATGGGTTCTTCCCCTGAAAGCCTTGTTGCTGTATTTGGTAACAAAGTAATAACAAATCCTATTGCTGGAACAAGGCCAAGGGGCAAAAGTGAGGAAGAAGATTTAAAACTTAAAGAAGAACTTATAAATGATGAAAAGGAAAGAGCAGAACACGTTATGCTTGTTGACCTTGGAAGAAATGATATAGGTAAAGTCAGTGAATTTGGCAGCGTAAAACTGGATAGGTTTATGGAAGTAGATTTTTATTCACATGTGATGCATATTGTGTCGAAAGTTTCTGGTAAGCTTAAAAAAGATATGACAGCATTTGACGCATTAGCAGCATGTTTGCCCGCAGGTACAGTTACAGGTGCTCCTAAGGTGAGGGCAATGGAGATAATTGATGAACTTGAAAATATAAGAAGGTCATTTTATGCTGGTGCAGTCGGATATTTTTCCTATAATGGCAATATGGATATGTGTATAGCTATAAGAACGTTACTTTTAAAGGATAATATAGCATATCTTCAAGCAGGGTGTGGCATCGTATATGACTCAAATCCAGAATCTGAATATTATGAAACATTAAATAAAGCAATGGCACTTAAGGAGGTGCTGTAA
- the trpD gene encoding anthranilate phosphoribosyltransferase yields MLKDAIEKIVTGENLTELEAKTAMDSIMRGESGPSLIGGYLIGLRMKGETIDEITGSAKSMIDNAAKIKLNSDYAIDTCGTGGDGGRTFNVSTAVAIITSSAGVKVAKHGNRAVSSKSGSADVLSELGIKIDIEPEFTKELIDNTGFGFLFAPKYHTATKNVAPIRRELGLRTIFNILGPLTNPASVKGQVLGVYDGSMTHTLAEVLLKLGCEKALVVHGNDGLDEITTTTTTKVSEVKNGTVIDYTIDPLDYNIPISNDKDIEGGDAKENAKIILDILKGEKGPKRNIVVLNSAAALYVGKAANSILEGIKLAEHLIDSGSALNKLNEILSYQKVYLQ; encoded by the coding sequence ATGTTAAAGGATGCGATTGAAAAAATTGTTACTGGAGAAAACCTGACAGAATTAGAAGCAAAAACTGCTATGGATTCCATAATGAGAGGGGAATCAGGACCATCTCTGATTGGAGGTTATCTTATTGGGCTTAGAATGAAAGGTGAAACAATTGATGAGATAACTGGTTCTGCAAAATCAATGATTGACAATGCAGCGAAGATTAAACTTAATTCTGACTATGCTATTGATACGTGTGGTACTGGTGGCGACGGTGGAAGAACATTTAATGTCTCTACTGCAGTAGCAATAATAACATCATCTGCTGGCGTAAAAGTTGCAAAACATGGAAATAGAGCTGTATCAAGTAAAAGCGGTAGTGCAGATGTATTAAGTGAGCTTGGCATAAAAATTGATATAGAGCCCGAGTTTACAAAAGAATTAATTGACAATACGGGGTTTGGATTCTTATTTGCCCCAAAATATCATACTGCGACGAAAAATGTTGCACCTATAAGAAGAGAATTGGGACTTAGGACTATATTTAATATATTGGGACCTTTGACAAATCCGGCATCTGTTAAAGGGCAGGTGCTTGGTGTATATGATGGAAGTATGACACATACACTTGCAGAAGTTTTATTAAAATTAGGCTGTGAAAAGGCACTTGTCGTTCATGGAAATGATGGCCTCGATGAAATAACTACGACGACAACTACGAAGGTTTCTGAAGTTAAAAATGGGACTGTCATTGATTATACAATAGATCCACTTGATTATAATATTCCAATATCAAATGATAAAGATATAGAAGGAGGTGACGCAAAAGAAAATGCTAAGATCATTCTTGATATATTAAAGGGTGAGAAAGGCCCTAAAAGGAATATTGTAGTCTTGAATAGTGCAGCAGCACTATACGTTGGGAAAGCTGCTAATAGTATTTTAGAGGGTATTAAGCTTGCAGAACATTTAATCGATTCAGGTAGTGCTCTAAATAAATTGAATGAGATATTGAGCTATCAGAAGGTGTATCTTCAATGA
- a CDS encoding phosphoribosylanthranilate isomerase: MTQIKICGIRRFEDIEYLNKLKPEYAGFIFANSIRRIDVRAASSLLENLNNDIKKVGVFVNEEIDKVHNIASLLKLDVLQFHGDETQEYINNFRNYIVWKAIRIKDKSDLVKAMKYHVDGILFDSKIESAYGGTGKKFNWDLLKDSNVNCTTILAGGINADNVLVAIDKVKPDIIDVSSGVEKNGFKDFNLMKDIIEKVRGVF, encoded by the coding sequence ATGACACAAATAAAGATATGCGGGATAAGGCGCTTTGAAGATATAGAATATTTAAATAAATTAAAACCAGAATATGCCGGGTTTATCTTTGCTAATAGCATAAGAAGGATTGATGTAAGAGCTGCGAGTAGTCTTTTAGAGAATCTCAATAATGATATAAAAAAGGTGGGAGTTTTTGTTAATGAAGAAATTGATAAAGTTCATAATATAGCGAGTCTCCTTAAACTAGATGTATTACAATTTCATGGTGATGAAACACAAGAATATATCAATAATTTCAGAAATTATATTGTATGGAAGGCTATAAGAATTAAAGATAAATCTGATTTAGTAAAAGCTATGAAATATCATGTTGACGGAATACTCTTTGATAGCAAAATAGAAAGCGCATATGGAGGAACAGGAAAAAAATTTAACTGGGATTTACTGAAAGATTCAAATGTAAATTGTACTACAATTTTAGCCGGTGGAATAAATGCAGATAATGTGTTAGTTGCTATAGATAAAGTAAAGCCGGATATAATCGATGTTTCAAGTGGTGTTGAAAAAAATGGTTTTAAAGATTTTAATTTGATGAAGGATATAATTGAGAAAGTGAGGGGAGTATTTTGA